Proteins encoded in a region of the Zea mays cultivar B73 chromosome 2, Zm-B73-REFERENCE-NAM-5.0, whole genome shotgun sequence genome:
- the LOC100280081 gene encoding Probable isoaspartyl peptidase/L-asparaginase 3 precursor, with amino-acid sequence MGSMRRSSVRLLIGFLLIRLNWCSAVGDKGAEKVGVAFPVVVSTWPFREAVRAAWKVVSTGEGWGSAVDAVVAGCSACEDLRCDGTVGPGGSPDENGETTLDALVMNGATMEIGAVAAMRYVKDGIKAAKLVMEHSEHTLLVGEKATAFAISMGLPGPTNLSSPESIEKWEKWKQNHCQPNFWKNVDPVGKCGPYHPINLASVEVEGSVKNEVVGSQGGLCQGYFESDNLLEPIKSNLKVVNRHNHDTISMAVIDKMGHIAVGTSTNGATFKIPGRVGDGPIPGSSSYGDDEVGACGATGDGDIMMRFLPCYQVVESMRQGMDPRDAATDAISRIARKYPDFIGAVFAVNKEGVHAGACHGWTFQYSVRNSSMQDVEVITVYP; translated from the exons ATGGGTTCCATGAGGCGGAGTTCCGTGCGGCTTCTCATAGGGTTCCTGCTAATTCGGCTCAATTGGTGCTCG GCGGTGGGCGACAAGGGCGCGGAGAAAGTAGGCGTGGCTTTCCCGGTGGTGGTGAGCACCTGGCCGTTCCGTGAGGCGGTCAGAGCGGCGTGGAAGGTGGTTTCGACCGGTGAAGGATGGGGTTCGGCCGTCGATGCTGTCGTCGCTGGCTGCTCCGCCTGCGAGGACCTCCGCTGCGATGGTACAG TTGGTCCAGGTGGAAGTCCAGATGAGAATGGGGAAACCACTTTAGATGCTCTTGTCATGAATGGG GCAACAATGGAAATTGGAGCTGTGGCGGCCATGAGATATGTGAAGGATGGAATCAAGGCAGCAAAGTTAGTCATGGAGCACAGCGAGCATACTCTGCTCGTTGGAGAGAAAGCAACAGCATTTGCAATTTCAATGGGTCTTCCAGGACCAACTAACCTCAGTTCACCAGAGTCAATTGAGAAATGGGAAAAGTGGAAACAGAACCACTGCCAACCAAACTTCTGGAAAAATGTTGATCCTGTCGGTAAGTGTGGTCCATACCATCCTATCAATTTAGCCTCAGTTGAAGTTGAGGGTTCTGTAAAGAATGAGGTAGTGGGGAGTCAAGGTGGTCTCTGCCAGGGGTATTTTGAAAGTGATAATTTACTGGAGCCAATAAAGTCCAATTTGAAGGTTGTTAATCGCCACAACCATGACACAATTTCTATGGCTGTGATTGACAAG ATGGGCCACATAGCAGTTGGGACATCAACCAATGGTGCTACATTTAAAATTCCAGGAAG GGTGGGCGATGGACCAATACCAGGATCTTCTTCATATGGTGATGATGAAGTTGGGGCTTGTGGAGCAACTGGTGATGGTGATATTATGATGCGCTTCCTTCCATG CTACCAAGTGGTAGAGAGCATGCGACAAGGGATGGATCCTCGAGATGCTGCCACAGATGCTATATCGAGAATTGCCCGCAAATACCCAGATTTCATCGGTGCCGTATTTGCAGTCAACAAGGAAGGGGTGCATGCCGGGGCATGCCACGGATGGACATTCCAATACTCCGTACGGAATTCCAGCATGCAAGATGTGGAGGTCATTACAGTATATCCTTAG
- the LOC100280081 gene encoding probable isoaspartyl peptidase/L-asparaginase 3 isoform X1 has product MGSMRRSSVRLLIGFLLIRLNWCSAVGDKGAEKVGVAFPVVVSTWPFREAVRAAWKVVSTGEGWGSAVDAVVAGCSACEDLRCDGTVGPGGSPDENGETTLDALVMNGVTSALLSRAAVQATMEIGAVAAMRYVKDGIKAAKLVMEHSEHTLLVGEKATAFAISMGLPGPTNLSSPESIEKWEKWKQNHCQPNFWKNVDPVGKCGPYHPINLASVEVEGSVKNEVVGSQGGLCQGYFESDNLLEPIKSNLKVVNRHNHDTISMAVIDKMGHIAVGTSTNGATFKIPGRVGDGPIPGSSSYGDDEVGACGATGDGDIMMRFLPCYQVVESMRQGMDPRDAATDAISRIARKYPDFIGAVFAVNKEGVHAGACHGWTFQYSVRNSSMQDVEVITVYP; this is encoded by the exons ATGGGTTCCATGAGGCGGAGTTCCGTGCGGCTTCTCATAGGGTTCCTGCTAATTCGGCTCAATTGGTGCTCG GCGGTGGGCGACAAGGGCGCGGAGAAAGTAGGCGTGGCTTTCCCGGTGGTGGTGAGCACCTGGCCGTTCCGTGAGGCGGTCAGAGCGGCGTGGAAGGTGGTTTCGACCGGTGAAGGATGGGGTTCGGCCGTCGATGCTGTCGTCGCTGGCTGCTCCGCCTGCGAGGACCTCCGCTGCGATGGTACAG TTGGTCCAGGTGGAAGTCCAGATGAGAATGGGGAAACCACTTTAGATGCTCTTGTCATGAATGGGGTAACATCTGCATTACTTTCTCGTGCAGCAGTTCAG GCAACAATGGAAATTGGAGCTGTGGCGGCCATGAGATATGTGAAGGATGGAATCAAGGCAGCAAAGTTAGTCATGGAGCACAGCGAGCATACTCTGCTCGTTGGAGAGAAAGCAACAGCATTTGCAATTTCAATGGGTCTTCCAGGACCAACTAACCTCAGTTCACCAGAGTCAATTGAGAAATGGGAAAAGTGGAAACAGAACCACTGCCAACCAAACTTCTGGAAAAATGTTGATCCTGTCGGTAAGTGTGGTCCATACCATCCTATCAATTTAGCCTCAGTTGAAGTTGAGGGTTCTGTAAAGAATGAGGTAGTGGGGAGTCAAGGTGGTCTCTGCCAGGGGTATTTTGAAAGTGATAATTTACTGGAGCCAATAAAGTCCAATTTGAAGGTTGTTAATCGCCACAACCATGACACAATTTCTATGGCTGTGATTGACAAG ATGGGCCACATAGCAGTTGGGACATCAACCAATGGTGCTACATTTAAAATTCCAGGAAG GGTGGGCGATGGACCAATACCAGGATCTTCTTCATATGGTGATGATGAAGTTGGGGCTTGTGGAGCAACTGGTGATGGTGATATTATGATGCGCTTCCTTCCATG CTACCAAGTGGTAGAGAGCATGCGACAAGGGATGGATCCTCGAGATGCTGCCACAGATGCTATATCGAGAATTGCCCGCAAATACCCAGATTTCATCGGTGCCGTATTTGCAGTCAACAAGGAAGGGGTGCATGCCGGGGCATGCCACGGATGGACATTCCAATACTCCGTACGGAATTCCAGCATGCAAGATGTGGAGGTCATTACAGTATATCCTTAG